The DNA segment CTATGTTCCCAGACTTTTCTTCCAGACTCTCCTCTGAAACAACGGGATCTTGAACCTGAGCCGGTTCCGACGCTTGGACACTTTCCGATGGAACACCAGAGGTTTCCTGAATTTCCtttctgagattcttcctatagtatgttatccagGGCACTTGTCTAGTAGGAAAAACCGACACGGGAACAACAGGAACAGAGTTAGGTTCAAGACTAGGTAGACTAGGTCCAGGAACATTGGGGCTAGGCTCAAGTTCAGGAATATTAGGACTAGGATCAAGATTGAGGCTAATGGGTACGGAGTACGTGGAACTGTTAGTCTCTTCATTCGtggtctccccctgaagatgactaacgggAAAGAACGGTTTATCTTCAAGGAACGTGACATCCATAGTGACAAAATATTTTCTGGAAGATGGATGAAAGCATTTATAGCCTTGCTGATGAAGGGGATACCCGACAAACACACATTTTTTAGCTCGTGGAGCAAACTTAGTCCGGTGTGGACCATGAGTATGAACAAAGGCTGTACACCCAAATACACGAAGAGGAACCTCATGAATAAGACGGGTAGACTGATAGGACTCTTTGAAGTACTCAAGAGGGGTTTGAAACTTTAGAACTCGTGAAGGCATTCTATTAATTAGATGAGCTGCGGTAAGAACCGCATCTCCCCACAGGTACGAAGGGAGAGTCGCTGGAATTATCAAGGAACGAGCAACTTCAATGAGATTGCGATTTTTCCGTTCAgccaccccattttgttgtggagtaTATGCATACGAGTTTTGATGGATGATCCCTTTTGACACTAGAAATTCCTGGAAGGTGTGGTTGACAAACTCACGACCATTGTCACTCCGAAGAATGGCAATCTTTGTGTTGAACTATGTTAATACAGTGGTATAGAACTGTTTGAAGGTAGATAAAACTCGGACTTATCAGCAAGGAGATATACCCATGTAAGTCGGTATGGTCAATCGATGAAAGTCAAACCACCGTTTACCAGACAGGGTAGAGATGCTtgagggaccccaaacatcactgtgGACCAGGTGAAAAGGCTGGGTAGGTTTATAGGGCTGAGAAACAAACGACACGCGAGGTTGTTTAGCACGTATACAGACATCACaagataatgaagaaacattcacattatggaagaaatgaggaaataaatatcgcatatattgaaaactaggatgtccaagacgaaaatgccacaataaataatttgtttcagACATAGTAAACGAAGATAAAAGACTAGTCCTAAACAAGCTTCTGGAGGAAGCATCTAGAGAAAGGAAATATAGGCCTCCGTCAtatcgggcagtgccaatcgtcttcCCCGAGCTCAAGTCCTAAAACAAAGCAGTATCTGGTGAGAAGACAACTCTACAGTTcaaatcttttgttattttgcTTATTGATAATAAGTTCTAAGAAATTTTGGGCACATGTAAGACATTTTGCAGAGTTAATCCCTGAAATGGTGACAATCTGCCTTTTCCAGCAACAGGAGCGAAGGACCCATCCGCAATTCGAATCCTCCCATTTCCAACGCTTGGATAGTATGAGAGAAACCGGTCGGATGAGCCAATCAAGTGATTGGTCGCTCCTGAATCTAGAATCCATAACTCATTCCCTTCAACAAGGAAACTAAAAGATTGAGGGTTACTTGATTGAGCAACTGTTCTGATCCCTATGGTACCTGAATCACTAGGATTGGTCACTGGAGGCTGTGTTTGAGGTTGTGCAGCCCCCTCAACTGATTCACCCACTAGAGCACGCCCAGATTTCGACTTGTCATTCAGAGGGTGACGTTTACCATTTGGAGGGCAACCATGCAATTTCCAACACTGATTCTTCGTGTGCCACTGTTTTTTGCAATGCTCACATACTGGGGGTGTTTTACTATTCTGCTTGTCACCATCAGCTCCAGCGGACTTTACCCTGAAGGTAGCTGACTCTACAGTGGTAACACCCGGCCCGTTCATTGCACTCGATCTATCTTCTTCCAATCTAACCTCCGAACAGACCTCCATGAGAGACGAAATTGGTTTCTGCCCTAGTATTCGACTACGAACTGTATCAAATTTGGGGTGCAGCCCAGCAAGAAAATCATACACACGCTCAACCTCTTCTATCTTGGagtattgaattccatcttgtgggcAGTTCCAGATGATCTCCCGACATAGATCCATTTCTTGCCATAACAACGACATCTTGCTGAAGTATGACGTTACATCCATGCTCCCTTGTTTGCATTCGTGAACCTTTTTACGTAGAGTATACAGGTGGGATGTGTTCTGACGCCTCGAATATAACCGTCGGATTGCATCCCAAATATCTCGGGCAGTGGCTGAATAAAGTAAAGGTTTCCCGATTTGTGGTTCCATGCTACTGATTAACATTGAGCGGAGCAAAGAATCCTCTGCCTTCCAGACACGCTCTTGAGGATCCCCAAGATTCGGTCGTGGTATCTCTCCAGTCAAATATCCAAACTTATGGCGTCCCTTAAGAATCATTTTAATTGTTTGGGACCAAGAGAAGTAATTTTGCCCATTCAACTTCTCTCCCGTGATCATTCCTGCAGAATTTCCAATTGTTCCAGATAAAAAATTAGAAGTTGGAAGAGTAGGAAACATTGATACCGGATTTTCTGAATACATCGGGGAAGAATCATGGCCATTCAATCTGGCTCCAAGGGCATCTGTTGCTGGAGACTAACCAATTGTTGTTGGAGTTCCCCATGAGATTCAGATCTGGAATTTTTGTCTAAAAACCATGGGATTTTTTTCAATGGAATCACCCATTCGAAACTGGGACTGAACTGGATACACATGAGGAAGAAGCTGTCCACCATGGTACTGTGAAGAAGCTACTGTCGGAAGTCCACCGGCGGCAAAGTTCGGCAACCCGTGACTGGCGATGCTCCCAGACGGCTGTGATGGTGGGTAGGCGGACAGAAGGCTCGGCAATTCGGCTGCGAGGTTGAAAAATCGTCGCCGATCTAACCCGACCCCGGCAGCTGGAGCAAACCCACGGACTCGTCTGGTGCAGATTTCCAGTTCTGTGCGACGCGGACGAGGTTACTAATTTGCTGTAAATCGATCCGCGTGCGCCGACTGGAGGACGTGCGAAGCTGAGGACAGTCGAGGTACTGATTGGCTGTAAATCGATTGCCGTGCGCCGGCTAGGGACGTGCGAAGCTGAGATGGTTGTGTGCGAAGTCGAGGGTCCGATCGGTTTGTGCCCGCTTTATCTATGTGCGGCTGGAGAGCGTGACCTTTCTCTCGATGGTGTTCAAGCTGGAAACGGCAAGTCTGGAAGCTAATCGGCGGCGCTGGCTGGAGCAAGCCCACCACCTGCTGTTCGGCCTCGCGGCTGGATCTGTTCTGCTGAACACCAATGGGATGATGGTTTTAGAGATAGCGGTCAACTGCTGCTCGAATCACGAGCCTCTATCAGCGTACCTCACCTATCAAGTTTGATGACTGAGTTTCTTCTATCGGCGGCCTAACGGTTTCATCACCTTGCTCTTGATACCGCATATTGAAatagaaagaaaggaaagacgACACAAGGAGTTTACATAGAAAACAATTCAGGAAAGAAAAAATCATGAATAGAAAAAGGACTTATTATTTAATGTCATACCTACAATAGACCcaacctcagatataaatagaatgaggtgaaaccctaatttagcaaatatagcataaattacaaaaatgcccttaTGGCTAAATTCAACGTATTTCAACAgtaacaaaatgaaaattgatgacTAGAATCAAACTCTTTCCTCTACTGATCTTTGGcccaaaaataaattcaaaggACAATACAATTTAGATTAGCAAAGGCCTACTCCCTGTCCAATCATAAGAAGATAGTATCAGTAGCAGACTAAAGATGAGTGACGACATGCTATACCGCCGAACCATGAAACCCTCGAGAATGTTGCCTTCCCCCAAGAATGGCTTTACTCAAAGTGTCCACAATCGAAAGAAAggggaaagaagaaagaagatcaCCTTGACACATACGACAAACTGCTTGCAGCTTGAATTATATCTATCAGATTTCTACCAGTAAGGATGGAATACTTGGTAGACCTAATACACTCCAAATCCATAACTTCCACTTAAACCTGAAGTCCTCTTCCACAAGACATTATTTAAAAGTCCTAGTCCACATGATTATAAACCTTTCGTAATATGATCTTAAAAATGGCACCATTATACTTGCAAATCCTATAGTCCTCTCTAGCCTTTTATCATAAgccttttcaaaattgatttcaaaacaaGACCCTCTTACAAAACTCACCTCATAAAACTTTTAGTATTAAGAcaaaaaatgagtttaattaaagGAGCTATCCCGAATACTTCCATAAAACTTCCAAAAAATCTAAATCTTCCAAAGATCCTACTTCACATAATCCTGGTTTTCCTTGGAAAAACTCCATAGTAAAATTTTCAAGATTTAGGGCCTTATTTCTATCATAACCAAAAATCATTAGGAAGAGTCCAACTAAGCTTTGTCAATTTCTGCGATAGGACACGAATCTAAACCCTCTGTGAAAGGTCTAAAGGAACTGCTGAAGCACacagagagagaaaaaggaaatatcCTCATTCTCTATCCCTTCATAATGTTCTCTAAAGGGCCTATGATATTCTTACTCCTTCCATTAAGGATTCTCCCTGCCCACCTCACTCTAGCCTTTTGCCTCCAACTTATCGCCTCTTTCATAACAAACTCCCCAAACTCTGCCTTTAGATAGGCTCACTCATCTTCGAAAACCTATCCCAAGAGAGGCCTCCTTTTCAAGTCGGTCTAAAAACTTAACCTCCCTCTAAATCTCTTGCTGATCTGGAACCTTCTTGCTTCTTGATCCAAATATCCCCATAGACGTCTTGACTCTTGATCCCAAGATTTCAAGGCCAATTTCAAGGAGGCTTAAGTGAACGTAACTTTTCCATTAAACGAAATCCTTCCCACCTGCCTGACACATTCACCAACCACCACTTCATTAAAGACTACTGGAAGGAAGGGTGAGTCTACCACATTCTCCCACATTTTATCTCACATTTTTTCTAGGGATAAGCATGGACATAAGATGTTGGATGATAACTTTAGGAGTAAAATGACCCGTTCGTGTAatgtttagaaaaattataacaattttccCTATTCTTCAAAAACATAAAAGTTTGACTTTGGTGACAATTTGAACTATTACTACTTttgctttaaaaaaaagatacgagattttacattaaatatatttttagttaaaaCTGATGCTTATGCCTCCGGTTGGTTATTGCCTCGCCTTTTCAAGAAGAAAAGCTTTAAGACCTGCCTTCAGCCTTTTAAAACAATGAGTGGAAGCCCCCTATATAAAATCCTTGTAGGTATCCCCACCCCCTCCCAATAAccaaatttctgctcatcgcTTATGTGCCCTATTTGTGATTATAGGGTCATCATTCTTGTGTGACTCTTGTTATCTATCTACTTCCCTTCTTTTAAAAGATAAACAAAAACTAACCATCATGAGTTGGTCTAGTGGTCATTGGATAATAAAGGAGTTGAGCCGAGTGGGTGGGGTGTGAGGTTGGTAGTCTTCCATCCTCCTACCTGGGGCCTCCCTCTTGGAAGTAACCCAAAGTCTGTTTCTTTATGGAATCTTGTTGTGATAAAGTTCGAAGTAGGTTAGCTTCCTAGAAGAAGGGTTTCTTTTCTAAAGTGGGTAGACTCACCTTGATCAAGTCCGTTTTGAGTAGCAACCCTATttacttcttctctctctttagaGCCCTGTGTGATGTGTATAAGTGTCTAGAGAGGTTGATGCATGACTTCCTCTAAGAAGGTATCGATGAAAAAAAAAGGCCGAGGGTCACATTTGATCAATTGGGCAATTAACGAGAGACCGAATTCCCTGGGGGGTTTAGAAATTAGGAATCTTAGGATGCATAACAAAGCCCTCTTAGCTAAATGTTTATGTCGTTTTTCCTCTAAGCCCAATTCCCTATGGCACAGGATCATGGTTAGTAAAAATGGCCCCACCCTTTTGAGTGGTTGGCAAAAGGGATTAAGGGTACCTATCGAAATCTAAGGAAAGACGTTTCAAAAGAGCTCCTAGGTTCTGTTCTTCAGGTTTGTTGTGTGGTGGGGGAGGGGAGAGATACGTATTTTTGGGACTATCACTGGGTGGGGGAGAGACCCTTTTGTGGATTGTTCCCTAGGCTGTATCATTTGTCTTCTCTTAAAAACCATTTTGTTGTTAATTTTCTTGTGTGGTTTGGGAgctctatttctttttccttcggGTTTCGTCATGCTCTTTCCAATAGGGAAACCAGAGATGTGTCTATTCTTCTTTCTTTACTTGAGAGTCGACCCTTTAGAGTTCAAAGAAGGGTTGTCAGAGTGTAGAACCCCAATCCTTTGGATGGGTTCTCATATAAGTCTTTCTTTCAATGTCTTGTTGATCTTTCTCCCTCATGTGTGCCAGTCTTCTCAGTGCGTTGGAGGATTAAGGCTACGTTTGGCATTGGGTTAGTTGTGTCCAAAAGCCATTTGGAAAAAATCTTAACCGTTTTTTGCATTTGGTAAAATAGATTAAAtctgttaaaatcacttttataaATACGTTAATTTCACGTTTACTTTAAAAGCAGGATCCTACTAGCTTTTAGGTTCTCCTAAAATCAGGtagaattattaattaatatttagttttcaattttatactttagaaaaatatttgttttatatatttatatatttctcacctaatcaaatctattttctatttttcatgagttaaatgcatcattttttaaaaaaaaagtatatcatattgatatatttttaaataaagctATTTTCCTTAATATTCAAAAATCAATctataacaaacaaaatttatcataccaaacaattatttaaaattttaaattacaaaaagaaatttaaaaaagttgattataagtctattttaattattatatctaaaataatatgcttttgtatttatttaccgaACATTCTAACCTACTTTTTCAAGTTTAAACTGAAATTTTCCAAACactattttacttatttttttcacagctgatttttctaaaagcacAATTGCCAACggttattttaaaagctacaacaATCCCAAATGGAGCCTAAGGTTAGAAAGGTGAAAATCTTTATCTGGCAGGTTTTGCATGGTCGTATTAGCACATTGGACAGGCTTTTTCGGAAGCTGCCATTGTTGGTTGAGCCTTTTTGCTGTATTCTATATTGGAAGGTGGAGGAAGACCTTGATCATATTCTTTGGTGATGTGGCTTTGCGAGCGTTGTGTGGGATTCTTTCTTCTAGACATTTGGCTTCATGTGTGCCCGTCATAGAGAAGCCAGTGCTATGATCGAGGAGTTCCTCCTTAATCCACTGTTCGGGGAGAAAGGCCCATTTCTCTGGCTTGCTAGTgtttatgcgatcatttggGTCTTGTGGGATGAGCGGAACAGTAAGATGTTTAGGGGTGTGGAGAGAGATCCTAGGGAGTTATGGTCTCTTGTGCGCTTTCATATTTTCCAATGGGCTTCGATTTCGAATgtcttttgtaattattccaTAGATATGATTTTGTATAGTTGGAGTGTTTTCTTGTAATGGGACCTCCCCTTCTTTTTGTGGGCTTGGTTTTTTGCTTGCCCatatattctttcatttatcCTCAATGAAAGTGGTGGTtcttcataaaaaaataaacaaacaaataaataaatgacttaTAAAGAATGATTTCAATCCATGATGACCATCTATCTAGAATTTAATATCCTACAAATTTCTTTGGCACCCAAATATTGTAGGGTCAAGCAGGTTGTCCCTGAGATTAGTTGATATGTGTGTAAGCTAACCCAAATACTCATggatatttaataaaaaaaaaaaaaaacaaacaaccaAACTAGTAAGTACAGGAGGATAAAACTTTGGGAAAGAGAGACATGCATTTGACGGAATGGGAGTTGTGCTATGAGAAATAAGAGTTTTGAAGAACAACAGTATTCATTCACGACATATTGATGAAATCACCTCAAATGAAGTCgcacaatattttaaaaaatccacCAATTCAACATGTGGAACGATTTGAAAATCCACATATAGAGACTGAAggtaagttttcttgcattgatATGGTCAAAtattccaataaactaacgcACATTATGAAGTTAGCCAAAATGGGATATAGATCTTTAGACACCTTTCaggaaaatttcttttaagcGAGCCAATATTGAATGCTCTATCTTCTAATGCCCATGGCACAAATCTAAACAATAAAAGAGCTTGAAGACCTATGAGGATTATATTCATATGTGAAATACAAAGGCTAAAACTTGAACATTGCTACCAGGGAGAAGCCAAGAGTTCCAAAAGTTAACAGAAATGTGCATCCAATGATAGTAACCCAAGCATGGGAGTTGTGAAATGCAAATGAAACGCAGAAACCATCGACATTCTTTCTaatgataaaaaatagaaacttCTCAAAATTATATCGGAAAGTTATAGAAGATAACAGTGCAAGGCAGCATCAATTAAACATATGGTACAATTTAAACGTCTAGATGAGAACTAACATTAGCGTTATGTCCATGACAAAGGAAATATGTTACGATAATCTAACCTAAGCGTCGCATATATGTACTTCAACCCAGAGAAAATGCAGTGAACCTGAGCTAACTTGAAACGAAGTTTTCCATGCTCCAAATATTTACATTTCAACGTCAATATGATACTAAACCAAGAAGCATATTTGATAAACAGAAAGACAAACCTTGGAATGTGCATTGTGCCTTTTCCCTTCCATTCGACGTTTAATGCTCCCATCCTTCATCATCCAAAACCTAGACTTGTAAGACCTGATCGACCAAAAACGCGTAATTTACGCACAAACTTATAAGACAGTAATGATAAagttccaaaattaaataaaaacaaccaTAATATTATGAACTCACGAGTAAAATTTCAGTTTAGTTTTCTTCAATTTGGAAGTGACTGGCGTCGTCCGCTTTCTCTTCTTCCGTCGGTCTCTTGATGAAACATGCCGCACTTGAACAACCTTAATTCAATGTAATCGAACATCGTTTTATATCAAGTGGTGCCAACAATATCGAAATAACAGGAATAGAGGCTCCAATGAGTCGATTTTCCTAAATAATTCCTCTCATCAGCTCAAAATCAAACAGTCCCCCTACCTTCCAAGCATTTCCCCGGCAATCCAAGATATAACTAAGAAAAAAACTCTTAACAAACTAAACAAAATCAaccaaagaaaacaaaactaaaCTAAACTTACAGAGAGAGGCAAGAGCGAAGAACGAATACACTGGTAAGCGGCGAGGGGAGAATGAGTCTGTTGAGATGCATTGAAAAGGGACCTGGAATTCAAATTATTCGGAGAGAAATGGAGGGGCTGGTATAGAGATGTAGAAGAGTGAAAGATCCTGCGGGTGGAAGAAGCGGAATTTACAATTTGAGATGGCTTCGCCGCCGCAGATCGGAGCTTGGCGCACCACCTGAGCATCGTCGTCGCCGTCGTACACCAATGGCGAAGGGGAATTtttcagagagagagagagaaacctaCGCTTGGCGAATTGCTGGCGCCTTTCCATTTTTTCACGAATTTGGGCCATATTCGTGGGCCAGGCCCAATGTTGATTGGGCCGAATCTAACCCACATTCGTCGTTTCTTCGCTCAATCTCACTCTCGTCTCGTGCTTGAAATCGTGGACGGCTAATTTGGCGAGAATATTTATGGTTACATCGTTTGGTtagataatataattaaattcatgtTTACTCACAAACTTAAGTTTTTAAATCAATCAATGATTTAAGACATTTTTATACATCTTTAAATTCTACAATATTCATAGCCTTGTTAATGTTTCGACCGACTGAAGACAAAAATAGATGTGTAGTTACATATATActcattaaattatattttgtaattattctaaaacataaaacttaccaaaggaattaatataatgaGATGTGTACAATAATCATTCCACGTCTTCCATCCAAAGTTTTCTTCCAATTTCatgtttctatttttgaaaaagtttGAAAGCTTAGCTCTAATCATCAAAACACATTTGTTTCTTGAATACTCCATTGTAGGAATATGTTAGTAGCGGTTTGATCGAAGGCGTGGATGAGAGATTTTGGAAGAGATGTGGCAACGACCAATGTTGAAGTTGTTTATGTTGTTTGCTGGAAGAGTTGAATAAGAGAAGAAACCATTTaccaatctaaaaaaaaataacaccaAAACAATATGTTGTCAAGTACTAAGATCAGTTTTCAAGCATGCAAAGGTTGGGTTTGTTTACTTCTTTACAAACTTGTATTGGGTTTTCAAATGAAGCCAAACCTCCATACGGGTTGGCATCTAGTGATCAAGACGATTGCTTGTAAGGTGGGAATTGGAAGTGTGTCAAGCCCCTGCATCTTGATTGAACATACGGAAATTAGAGGGTGCCCAAAGAGGTCACATGAGGGGTTTTGACGACACATTGTAGGTGAGCCCAAGTTAATCGGGGGTGTTAACGGGTGCCAAAGGTGTGAACCTTATGCTAGGATTCGGACTCAAGGCGTGGTGTGGACCATTTATGGGCGAGTAGATAGAACCTCAGCCAAGCAAGTCGGCTAGGGCAACGACCGCAATTGGGCAGTGATGGGGCGCGACAGTAAGCACCTTGCATGCGGCATCAAGGTGCaactgtgaaacccggatttccatttttcctacttaagtaggtgattaagggattaactaggtgaaagttaaatcctatgttaaagtggaagaaatttctaagtgttgaatagatttttgttgagtagctttgagttaagcttaaattgatgaaaattgactaagtgttggactaggcattcctatgcattggccataagatcttgggaagattacttgggcaaagggagaaTTTTGAAGTAGGAGTAACgcatgccttggaggttagaccaatGCATTGGACTCATTGGATGCATTGGTGAAGGAAGGAGGTTGaagggatgcgttggaagggttgttggtgatggCATGCGATTGAAGAAAGGTAGCCAAAGGTACACGGGGTAGGCGAGGACAAGGGCAAGGCATGCGACATGCGTTGATGCACCCAGCCCATACGTCGAGCACTACCGAGCCTGCCGAGCGCCTATGTGTGTGCCAagagcccatgcgtcgagcactgCCGAGCCTACCGAACGGCC comes from the Benincasa hispida cultivar B227 chromosome 5, ASM972705v1, whole genome shotgun sequence genome and includes:
- the LOC120077803 gene encoding uncharacterized protein LOC120077803 translates to MLRWCAKLRSAAAKPSQIVNSASSTRRIFHSSTSLYQPLHFSPNNLNSRSLFNASQQTHSPLAAYQCIRSSLLPLSVVQVRHVSSRDRRKKRKRTTPVTSKLKKTKLKFYSSYKSRFWMMKDGSIKRRMEGKRHNAHSKSKRSKRRLRQPAIVPLAYAKVMKKLNFCG